CGGCATGGTACTCTTTTGAGACGCAGACGCCGATCAACTCGACGATCGATACATTGCGCTCGGCGGGCGCGAGCTGCGCCACCTTGGCGTTGGATCATCATCTGCTCGCGGAATCCATGGAGATCGCCGAGGGGCTGCTCTACGAGAATTACATAGAGACGCCATTGACGAAGCCGGCAGGGACGTAAAACTTTCGCGGTCATGTAGGAGGGCAAGCATCGCTTGCCCCGCTACGATAGCGTGAACGCCCGCATGGAGATCGACCCTGCGTCGAAACCTTCGACGATAAATCGCAGCGCATCGTCGTTATGCCGGATCCCCGCGGCATACAGCAGCGGGTAGTAATGATCTTCGTCCGGAGCCGCGAGTATCGCATCCGGATTCATCTCATAGTCGATCAGCGCCCGGTCATCGCGTCGTTCCAAAGCCGCCTTCGCGAATTCGTCGAAACGCACGGCCCACGGGAACGGCGCGGTCGCACTGAAATCGATGTGCTCGAGATTGTGCACGACGTTCCCGCACGCGATCACGAGCACTCCGCGCTCGCGCAGCGGTGCTAGACGGCCGCCGAGTTCGAAATGCCGCGCCGGCGGCTGTTCGGAATCGATGGCGATCTCGACGACGGGTATGTCGGCCTTGGGATAGAGATGAACGAGCACCGACCACGCGCCGTGATCGAAACCCCACGATGTGTCGAGGCGGACCGGCGTCGGAGCGAGCATTTCGGCGATCTCGGCCGCGAGCGCCGGATCTCCGGGCGCAGGATAGCGCACGTCGAACAGTGCTTTCGGAAATGCGCCGAAATCGTGGATGGTTTTCGGGTTCGGCTCGGCCGTGACTGCCGTCCCGGGCACGAACCAATGGGCTGAGATAACGGCGATCGCGCGGGGGCGCGGAAGCGCGGCGCCCAATGCCGCCCAGGCTCTGCTGAATTTCGTGTCGGTGATAGCGTTCATGGGGCTGCCGTGGCCGACATAGACCGCCGGCATGCGCGTATGGCTAGTGGTCATGCATCCCTTCCTGTGGGGCCGACCTTGTAGGAGGGCCAGACCGATGATAAACATCGGTCCAACAATTAATGTCGGCGCCGCTCACCTCTGTCACCTCTTGATTCTCCATCGTCATATAAGTATACAGCGCGCTGCGCCGGGCGCAATGGCCGCAAAGGAATCTGACGGCCGGCAGCGGATTGGTGCACCGGGGGATTTGATCGTGTCAACATGTTTGGCATTGGTCGCCGCTGCCGTGCTTGCTACGGCTGCGCCGGCCCCGGCGGCGAGCCCTACTGCGGCGGTTTCCACCGGCCCTCAAGCCGTG
The nucleotide sequence above comes from Candidatus Eremiobacteraceae bacterium. Encoded proteins:
- the ygiD gene encoding 4,5-DOPA dioxygenase extradiol yields the protein MTTSHTRMPAVYVGHGSPMNAITDTKFSRAWAALGAALPRPRAIAVISAHWFVPGTAVTAEPNPKTIHDFGAFPKALFDVRYPAPGDPALAAEIAEMLAPTPVRLDTSWGFDHGAWSVLVHLYPKADIPVVEIAIDSEQPPARHFELGGRLAPLRERGVLVIACGNVVHNLEHIDFSATAPFPWAVRFDEFAKAALERRDDRALIDYEMNPDAILAAPDEDHYYPLLYAAGIRHNDDALRFIVEGFDAGSISMRAFTLS